Proteins co-encoded in one Spirosoma endbachense genomic window:
- a CDS encoding carboxymuconolactone decarboxylase family protein: protein MAHIQLPEGLPGILGPMAFSPETTKPLNQLAEVLLRTSDTLTHAERELIASFTSRRNDCFFCSTSHGAAADYLHGREANVVQQTWDNYQTAPISSKLKALLAIAASVQQGGKHVTAEQVEAARMEGATDKDIHDTVLIAAAFCMYNRYVDGLATWAPQDPAVYADMGEKLANLGYVHFNEPQPA, encoded by the coding sequence ATGGCACATATCCAATTACCCGAAGGATTACCAGGCATTTTAGGCCCAATGGCTTTTAGCCCCGAAACAACCAAGCCGCTAAACCAACTGGCAGAAGTACTGCTCCGAACGAGCGATACGCTGACCCATGCCGAACGGGAGCTCATTGCATCATTCACGTCACGCCGTAATGACTGCTTTTTCTGCTCAACCAGTCATGGTGCAGCCGCAGATTACTTACACGGAAGAGAGGCAAATGTTGTTCAGCAAACATGGGATAACTACCAGACTGCACCTATTTCATCCAAACTAAAAGCATTACTCGCGATCGCAGCCAGTGTACAGCAGGGCGGCAAACACGTTACGGCCGAACAGGTTGAAGCGGCCCGCATGGAGGGAGCCACCGACAAAGACATTCACGATACGGTGCTGATCGCGGCTGCATTCTGCATGTACAATCGCTACGTCGATGGTCTGGCAACCTGGGCACCACAAGATCCAGCGGTTTATGCAGATATGGGCGAGAAACTGGCAAATCTGGGTTATGTTCACTTCAATGAACCACAGCCTGCTTAA